The Poecile atricapillus isolate bPoeAtr1 chromosome 37, bPoeAtr1.hap1, whole genome shotgun sequence genome window below encodes:
- the TRPT1 gene encoding tRNA 2'-phosphotransferase 1 yields the protein MAGGEGASAAQRRRRRKEEDPGVRLSKALSYVLRHGAAAEGLPMGPDGFVEVGALLRLRRFAGVSEGDVRRVVAADPKGRFALRPDPLRVRANQGHSLPVPELELTPLLTPGALPPTLAHGTRRRLWGPIRAGGLRPMGRQHLHLAGGLPGDPGVRSGMRSDSEIAIIIDGPQALADGIPFFRSANGVILTPGDAQGRIPPKYFLRVLQLRPHRCELPLDGPWDEGGERPPDEDLGMV from the exons ATGGCGGGCGGAGAGGGCGCGAGCGCCGcccagcggcggcggcggcggaagGAGGAg GACCCCGGGGTGCGGCTGTCGAAGGCCCTGAGCTACGTCCTGCGCCACGGGGCTGCGGCCGAGGGGCTGCCCATGGGCCCGG aCGGTTTTGTCGAGGTGggggctctgctgaggctgcGGCGTTTCGCGGGGGTCTCGGAGGGGGACGTGCGCAGGGTGGTGGCCGCTGACCCCAAGGGTCGCTTCGCCCTCCGGCCGGACCCCCTGAGGGTGAGAGCGAACCAGGGGCACTCCCTGCCG GTGCCGGAGCTGGAGCTGACCCCCCTGCTCACCCCCGGGGCGCTGCCCCCCACCCTCGCCCATGGCACCCGGCGGCGCCTGTGGGGCCCGATCCGGGCGGGGGGGCTGCGCCCGATGGGGCGGCAACACCTGCACCTGGCGGGGGGGCTGCCCGGGGACCCCGGGGTGCGCAGCG GGATGAGGTCGGACTCGGAGATCGCCATCATCATCGACGGCCCCCAGGCGCTGGCGG ACGGGATCCCCTTTTTCCGCTCGGCCAACGGGGTGATCCTGACGCCGGGGGACGCCCAGGGCCGCATCCCCCCCAAATATTTCCTGCGGGTTCTGCAGCTGCGGCCGCACC GGTGTGAGCTGCCCCTGGACGGACCCTGGGACGAGGGCGGGGAGAGACCCCCGGACGAGGATTTGGGGATGgtctga
- the SCYL1 gene encoding N-terminal kinase-like protein, translated as MWLFSRDPVRDFPFELGPPDADPDADPLPDPAAPAPLWRLLRGRRKADGAPVSVFAHSLGPGGDPGATALARAGLKRLRSLRHPNILGYLDSLETEQCLYLVTEAVTPLRRHLRLHPPSGDQGEQEVAWGLQRLLTALAFLGVSGLVHHALGLDAVFVDPGGEWKLGGLERVAATSEGTPTRPPGDPSRPQDPPELSDPSRGQGEPWAGDMWRLGCLIWEVFNGPLPRPGALRSFGKMPPGLIPPFSELVAADPGARPGPGPLLERLQRPGAFLACALVRTGLFLEHFQVRDPSERRTFLQELPPLLESLPGPFRRHKLLPRLLEALELGSADASALPPLLQVAKVLDPPEYQERIVPVLVRLFSSPERGLRLRLLQLLEEFVEFLPDATVDSQIFPHVAHGFLDSNPAIREQTVKSMVLLAPKLGEGRRGGELPRLLLRVQGGDALGPLRCNATLCLGRLAPHLPPQTRRRVLAPALARATRDPFPPARAAAVAAFAATHECYTPQEVAGRVLPPLCALTVDPHPGVRQQAFRAIRSFLEQLEAAAEAGGTQEGDTPSAAAAPGGPGGLGAAVSWAVTGVTSLTARLMGGEGGTAPPQPPPTTQGPPQTPAPTKEPPAEENPPEEAPLEDTDGWDDDWGSLEDMELPRSPPASSPEEVGTPPQPPDPTPTEPPPSAPPPAGGGDEGEGGWGVGGEWGTEDAWEALPSQHVSPSGPPPGRRQREQQRRRELEAKRRAGPRGPPKLGARKLD; from the exons ATGTGGCTCTTCTCCCGGGACCCGGTGCGGGATTTCCCCTTCGAGCTGGGCCCGCCCGATGCGGATCCCGACGCGGACCCGCTCCCGGaccccgcggccccggccccgctctggCGGCTGCTGCGGGGGCGCCGCAAG gccgACGGGGCTCCGGTGTCGGTGTTCGCCCACAGCCTGGGCCCGGGGGGGGACCCCGGTGCCACCGCCCTGGCCCGGGCGGGGCTGAAGCGGCTCCGCAGCCTCCGACACCCCAACATCCTGGGGTACCTGGACAGCCTGGAG ACGGAGCAGTGCCTGTACCTGGTGACAGAGGCCGTGACCCCCCTGCGGCGGCACCTGCGGCTGCACCCCCCGAGCGGGGaccagggagagcaggaggtggCCTGGGGGCTGCAGCGGCTGCTG ACGGCGCTGGCGTTCCTGGGGGTCTCGGGGCTGGTTCACCACGCGCTGGGACTCGACGCCGTCTTCGTGGACCCCGGGGGCGAGTGGAAGCTGGGGGGGCTCGAGAGGGTGGCGGCCACCAGCGAGGGGACCCCCACTCGCCCCCCCGGTGACCCCTCCCggccccaggacccccccgaGCTCAGCGACCCCTCCCGAGGGCAGGGGGAGCCCTG ggcaggggacatGTGGCGCCTGGGCTGCCTCATCTGGGAGGTCTTCAACGGACCCCTCCCTCGGCCGGGGGCCCTGCGCAGCTTCGGCAAG atGCCCCCCGGGCTCATCCCACCCTTCTCAGAGTTGGTGGCGGCGGATCCGGGGgcccggccgggcccggggccaCTCCTGGAGCGGCTGCAGCGCCCGGGAGCCTTCCTGGCCTGTGCCCTGGTGCGCACCGGGCTCTTCCTCGAGCACTTCCAG GTCCGGGACCCCTCGGAGCGCCGGAcgttcctgcaggagctgcccccTCTCCTGGAGTCCCTCCCGGGGCCCTTCCGGCGCCACAAGCTGCTCCCGCGGCTGCTCgaggccctggagctgggcagcGCTGACGCCAGCGCCCTGCCCCCCCTGCTGCag GTGGCGAAGGTCCTGGACCCCCCCGAGTACCAGGAGCGAATCGTCCCCGTCCTTGTCCGGCTCTTCTCGTCCCCTGAGCGGGGCCTGCGCCTGCGCCTGCTGCAGCTg ctcgAGGAGTTCGTTGAGTTCCTGCCTGACGCCACGGTggattcccaaattttcccccacGTCGCCCACGGGTTCCTCGACTCCAACCCGGCCATCCGTGAGCAGACAGTCAAG tccatggtgctgctggcacccaAGCTGGGGGAGGGGCGCAGGGGGGGGGAGCTGCCCCGGCTGCTGCTGCGGGTGCAGGGGGGGGACGCGCTGGGACCCCTGCGCTGCAACGCCACGCTGTGCCTGGGGCGCCTGGCCCCCCACCTGCCcccccag ACCCGCCGGCGGGTTTTGGCCCCCGCCCTGGCCAGGGCCACCCGGGACCCCTTTCCCCCCGCCCGGGCCGCGGCCGTCGCCGCCTTCGCGGCCACCCACGAGTGCTACACCCCCCAAGAGGTGGCGGGGCGGGTGCTGCCCCCCCTGTGCGCCCTCACCGTGGACCCCCACCCCGGGGTGCGGCAGCAG GCGTTCCGGGCGATTCGCAgcttcctggagcagctggaggcgGCGGCCGAGGCCGGGGGGACCCAGGAGGGGG acacccccagtgctgcagctgccccgggggggccgggggggttGGGGGCCGCAGTGTCCTGGGCTGtcaccggtgtcacctccctgaCAGCGCGGCTGATGGGGGGCGAGGGGGGTACagcccccccccagcccccccccaCCACGCAGGGACCCCCGCAGACCCCGGCCCCCACAAAAG AGCCCCCCGCCGAGGAGAACCCCCCCGAGGAGGCCCCCCTGGAAGACACCGATGGCTGGGACGACGACTGGGGAAGTTTGGAG GACATGGAGCTGCCCCGGAGCCCCCCCGCCAGCAGCCCGGAGGAAGTGGGGacccccccgcagccccccgacCCCAcccccacagagcccccccCCAGCGCCCCTCCCCCAGCCGGGGGGGGTGATGAGGGtgagggggggtggggggtggggggcgaGTGGGGCACTGAGGACGCCTGGGAGGCCCTGCCCAGCCAGCATG tgtccccctcAGGGCCCCCCCCGGGCCGGCGGCAGCGGGAGCAGCAGCGGCGCCGAGAGCTCGAGGCCAAGCGCCGGGCGGGTCCCCGGGGCCCCCCCAAATTGGGGGCGCGGAAACTCGACtga